One window of Mesorhizobium sp. WSM4904 genomic DNA carries:
- a CDS encoding AlpA family phage regulatory protein, producing the protein MNAFDVRPTLDAPDDDLYLWLEDVEGERALAWAAGQSAKTLKHFSGTQFERDRATLKAGLFPKRRRISPGRVAWLESDIRAWMETRSESRTA; encoded by the coding sequence ATGAACGCATTTGATGTCCGTCCAACGCTGGATGCTCCCGACGACGATCTCTATCTTTGGCTTGAAGATGTGGAAGGCGAGCGGGCACTTGCCTGGGCCGCCGGCCAGTCGGCAAAGACCCTGAAGCACTTCAGTGGAACGCAGTTCGAGCGCGACCGCGCGACTCTGAAGGCAGGCCTGTTCCCTAAGCGGCGTCGCATCTCCCCCGGCCGAGTCGCATGGCTTGAATCCGATATCAGGGCTTGGATGGAAACTAGATCTGAGAGCCGCACCGCATGA